Below is a genomic region from Kribbella qitaiheensis.
CGGTCGAGGCGACGACGATCGCGGCCATGGTCGAGAGGTTGACCGCGCCGGTCCCGTCGCCGCCCGTGCCGACGATGTCGACGAACGTTCCCGGGATCGTGACCGGGGACGCGTGCGAGCGCAGTGCGTCGGCTAGTCCACCGAGTTCGGTGGCGGTTTCGCCCTTGGCTCTGAGGGCGATCAGGAATCCGGAGACCTGGGCGGACGTCGCCGTACCGCGGACCAGGTCGTCCATCGCCCAGGTCGCATCCGCCGCGGTGAGATCCCGGCCGGCGAGCAGTGTGGTGATGAGTCCGGACCAGGTGCGTTCCGTCGTACGGAGAATCGTTGCCATCGGCAATCCTCGGGAGTGTGGGTCGCCCCGACGAGGAATGACAACGGCTGCCTCATCGAGGCAGCCGGTTGGGTTCGAGCAAGAGCAGGGGCCGCCTAGTCGACGGGCCACCAACTGCTCAGACGCGTGATCACCTCAGGAAGATAACACTCTCGAGGATCGGCCGCGGATGTGGTCGATGATGAACTCCGGGGTGTGGTCCGCGGGGCCTGGCCAGTCGGGGAAGTCGAAGACGGCGAGCATGAGCTGCATCGGGTACGCCGGTGGGCTCGGGCAGGTGCGGACCAGGGCGCCGTCGACGAAGAACTCGGCGCGATCGGGCGACCATCGCACGGAATACGAATGGAACTCCTCGATGTCGATCGGCAGCCGGACGGCCTCGAAGTCCTCCGGCACGGACGGGTCGCGGAAACTGTGCAGGCCCATTCCGACCGCCGCGGAAACTTGCTGGATCGAGTTTCCGAAGATTTCCATCACGCAGATTTCCGCGCAGCGCTCGGGCTGATCCTCCAGCCCTACCAGCCAGAGGGCGACCATCGATCGGGACGAGACGACGGCCCGGGCGCGGAGTTCGATCTCGCCGTACTGCGGGGTCCAGCCCCAGAATGGCTCCTGCTCCTCGCGGACGACCACGCCCTCGCGGTACGGCTGCTGGCCGATCGTGCTCCCGACCGGACCTGAGAAGCTGCCCGACTGGATGCCGGAAACGCGCAGCGCCGGCGTGTGATCGTCGGCACACCACAGACCCTGATCAGGCGGGATGCTCAGCCGCAGACAGGAGTCTTCCAGTTCGTAGGTTGCCGCCGTTTCCGCACGGGAACTCCACTGGGGCAGGTAATACGGTGACCAGACGCCAAGGTCGAGCGAGGGTCCGTCGAAGTCGTCCTCGAAGTCCGGCATGGCTAAATCATCAGCGTCTCGGCCGCTGGTGTCACATCATGGGGGTTCGCGCCGTCAAGGTGTTGACGGAGTAAGACGGGAGATCGTGACCAGTGGAGCTAGCCGACCAACTCGCTGACCAGTTCGAGGCGAACCGTACTCAGTTACGCGCTGTCGCGTACCGGATGCTTGGCTCGCTCAGTGAGGCCGAGGACGCTGTACAAGAGGCCTGGTTCCGGTTGAACAGGTCCGAGGTGAGTGAGGTGGCGAACCTCGGCGGTTGGCTGACGACCGTCGTGTCGCGGGTGTGTCTGGACATGCTGCGCTCCCGCAAGTCGCGGCGGGAGGATTCCCTCGAGGTCCATGTCCCGGATCCGATCGTGACGAAGCTGGATCCGGAGGAGGACGCTGTCCAGATCGACGCGATCGGGCTGGCGATGCTCGTCGTGCTCGACACCCTCGCGCCGGCTGAGCGGCTGGCGTTCGTGCTGCACGACATGTTCGGCGTGAGCTTCGACGAGATCGCGGAGATTGTCGATAAATCGCCTGCCGCCACCCGCCAGTTGGCCAGCCGGGCACGCCGCCGGGTTCAGGGCGCGCCGACTAGCGATCGCGACCCGGGGCGGCACCGCGAGGTCGTCGATGCCTTCATCGCCGCCTCGCGCAGTGGAGACTTCGAGGCGCTGCTCGCGCTCCTGGATCCGGACGTTCTTCTTCGCGCAGACGCCGGTACTACGGATAAGACTGTCACCGGCCCCGCTCGTACC
It encodes:
- a CDS encoding glycoside hydrolase family 16 protein produces the protein MPDFEDDFDGPSLDLGVWSPYYLPQWSSRAETAATYELEDSCLRLSIPPDQGLWCADDHTPALRVSGIQSGSFSGPVGSTIGQQPYREGVVVREEQEPFWGWTPQYGEIELRARAVVSSRSMVALWLVGLEDQPERCAEICVMEIFGNSIQQVSAAVGMGLHSFRDPSVPEDFEAVRLPIDIEEFHSYSVRWSPDRAEFFVDGALVRTCPSPPAYPMQLMLAVFDFPDWPGPADHTPEFIIDHIRGRSSRVLSS
- the sigJ gene encoding RNA polymerase sigma factor SigJ, encoding MELADQLADQFEANRTQLRAVAYRMLGSLSEAEDAVQEAWFRLNRSEVSEVANLGGWLTTVVSRVCLDMLRSRKSRREDSLEVHVPDPIVTKLDPEEDAVQIDAIGLAMLVVLDTLAPAERLAFVLHDMFGVSFDEIAEIVDKSPAATRQLASRARRRVQGAPTSDRDPGRHREVVDAFIAASRSGDFEALLALLDPDVLLRADAGTTDKTVTGPARTKLVRGALAVVEQALTFTKMAPYIQVALVNGTPGIITVVNGRLMGVMHLTIRAGKITQLDILADHARLAALTA